The proteins below come from a single Plantactinospora sp. KBS50 genomic window:
- a CDS encoding AAA domain-containing protein, translating into MLPRTSPPAETSSIVLERATSLVDYLLAVRAQMERPARTVPPADAFWQHDLPEHADCQVGLSSGSGSWLRVGLPPVPRTLEAPAQFSRCLAAPLSYESEPRLSGDEETVRALRAPFEEWRETHWRPWAEQARHTEAVRRLQRSLFDLKHRVDMNSATHELVWGHGVLRTDVAGHRVQYPLVVTPVAIEFDADRSLVTVVPQGAGRLQTDPLTGLDERYLSQLLALAGPGGQLDLDLWDDFSRQEFFERALRRLGLDPVVRAVGAPTPTGPHVHDTGVLFVRPRQRMLRRFLEELRVRLLDGDTGSVGALAAILVHEPSRLEMPHDQPERWTPLGERLLMPLPTNEAQESIARRLAQHRNVAVQGPPGTGKTHTIRNLICHLMANGKRVLVVAQKEDPLRVLRDGLPQEVQSLCLAVLGRSTDQLIQLQLAARELSDRGATLDRRSEQQRVDRLRRRLEEEERDLGQALGALRTVAESESAQYEIDGIRLSPGDVGGWLREHAERYGDIPDEVPVDLDAPFAVEEFAELLDIARRTNRQDRAQALRYLPTAAALPTATAILAARRDLAAARAELDKLIAAGVVVDQIPAFGWSALNQLTGQLREAAAVRALREGAWTDRLAGLLQADPNWRAMWDDHVLACQRALADLASTARMVAAHRLVVPEQQLSEPRRLLAQLGELRQRFAGGRGVSRLFQGNLTKIAAECQIDGEPLRTAEDVDLVAAYVNRLRLRQELTARWTEWRRLLGLPQVAGEQPELWAGGLLGEAATALDWDRHRWPALHATVRRLLPRVEYAVDVRRLTELSNLISRCAAVFTYDRLVAEERELGVLLQAGMSAVGASDLWRLLDQIRQQNDLAGWDGTLDEVRRLAAMRPDAERFAALAERLRSVAPAWTAEIDAGTAAALAGTGGDCLHRWQWRRAQTWFDTVVGSVDPVGLGRRVEQIRDRIRRLTQELVVVSSWLEVSKALDDRRRAALADWTTALRKIGKGTGKNAAQWQSHAQRAMSAAVDAVPVWVMSVDRAIEQFAGGAHFDVVIVDEASQADMFALPVLSLAERAVVVGDDQQIGPQLSFVGTVTGLINSHLGDVPSAEHFDPESSLYDHAVRRSPERILLTEHFRSVPAIIGFSSETYYGWEIEPLRTDRPAGIGDPVIAVHVPEGVRQQLDGYGDVNAPEAEALVSRVAAIVADPAYEGRSIGVVSLLSTSGQALYLLTRLREEIGEEEMERRRLRVGDSYTFQGDERDVVLVSMVVEPHHGPVAAFTKRDHHRRVNVAASRARDQLWVFHSVQPADLRADDARGLLLTYCQNVTVTDEAYDDLEKRCESDFERAVLRRVLQRGYRPLPQFRIGGYRIDFVLPAPNGQRLAVECDGDSYHGPDVWESDMRRQTVLERVGNCVFVRIRESVFSRDPEAALEPLWQRMDELGITPTRSTAGVPSDDPVSPAPVVAAPAPPASARTVPPAEKDPAVPTASDGQVDSPAPEEHESQQPGATPGTDAVEEMPAGTPSRPAVLNDGSPPSAAPRMDTNNDQDAEPVTEPAALPRVVMPTIPSVRSTSVPPAEPDPPVPAGYRAVAWLRPYEARAAIDSYQRRRDTPVQHGGGILGWARFHPATSPEARHNRANVRIDRVGAGGPDEVCWVRQNEAKAVVDAASTRRSASWEDERAGVTGVVEYFSPASPAAVRHRSVTRLLRAADSDPTRPDDADKVDPAEPLDQQRLERAFHQAMVRIYERARDEANYHPTLLLRMITEKGGLATARQLLRNSAVSDGFTALWERGRVDLTAEALALQPEFKPLFTEDELAVATTRVVEVS; encoded by the coding sequence ATGCTCCCCCGCACCAGTCCCCCGGCGGAGACGTCGTCGATTGTCCTCGAACGTGCCACGTCCCTGGTCGATTACCTGCTGGCCGTGCGGGCGCAGATGGAACGGCCGGCGCGGACGGTGCCTCCGGCCGACGCGTTCTGGCAACACGATCTTCCCGAGCATGCGGACTGCCAGGTGGGCCTCTCATCCGGCAGCGGCAGCTGGCTGCGGGTGGGCCTACCGCCTGTGCCCAGGACACTCGAAGCGCCCGCCCAGTTCAGCAGATGCCTCGCGGCTCCGCTGTCGTACGAATCCGAGCCCCGCCTGTCGGGGGATGAGGAAACGGTACGGGCCCTCCGTGCCCCGTTCGAGGAATGGCGGGAGACGCACTGGCGCCCTTGGGCCGAGCAGGCGCGGCACACCGAGGCGGTCCGTCGGCTGCAGCGGAGCTTGTTCGACCTGAAGCACCGGGTCGACATGAATTCAGCCACCCATGAGCTGGTGTGGGGGCACGGAGTCCTACGGACCGATGTCGCTGGACACCGCGTGCAGTATCCGCTCGTCGTGACCCCGGTCGCCATCGAGTTCGACGCCGACCGCTCCCTGGTCACCGTGGTGCCACAGGGCGCCGGTCGGCTGCAGACAGATCCGCTGACCGGCCTGGATGAGCGGTACCTCAGCCAGCTGCTCGCCCTTGCCGGCCCCGGCGGGCAGCTCGACCTCGACCTCTGGGACGACTTCAGCCGCCAGGAGTTCTTCGAACGAGCCCTACGCCGCCTCGGTCTCGATCCGGTTGTCCGGGCCGTCGGTGCGCCCACCCCGACCGGCCCGCACGTCCATGACACCGGGGTGCTCTTCGTCCGTCCGCGGCAGCGGATGCTGCGCCGATTTCTTGAGGAACTGCGCGTCAGGCTGCTCGACGGCGACACCGGGAGCGTCGGAGCTCTGGCCGCCATCCTCGTCCACGAGCCAAGCCGTCTGGAGATGCCACACGACCAGCCGGAACGGTGGACGCCGCTGGGCGAGCGGCTGCTCATGCCACTGCCCACCAACGAAGCACAGGAGTCGATCGCTCGCCGTCTCGCCCAGCATCGAAACGTCGCCGTCCAAGGGCCGCCGGGTACGGGCAAGACCCACACCATCCGGAACCTGATCTGCCATCTGATGGCCAACGGCAAGCGGGTGCTCGTGGTCGCACAGAAGGAGGATCCCCTGCGGGTCCTGCGGGACGGCCTGCCGCAGGAGGTCCAGTCCCTGTGTCTGGCGGTACTCGGCCGCTCCACCGACCAGCTCATTCAACTTCAGCTCGCCGCCCGGGAGCTGTCGGACCGCGGCGCCACCCTCGACCGGCGCAGCGAGCAGCAGCGGGTGGACCGGCTCCGCCGCCGACTCGAAGAGGAGGAGCGGGACCTCGGCCAGGCGCTCGGCGCGCTGCGCACAGTGGCGGAGAGCGAATCCGCTCAGTACGAGATCGACGGCATACGGCTGTCGCCGGGTGATGTCGGCGGCTGGTTGCGTGAGCACGCGGAACGCTACGGCGACATTCCCGACGAGGTACCTGTCGACCTCGATGCACCCTTCGCGGTCGAGGAGTTCGCCGAGTTGCTCGACATCGCCCGCCGTACCAACCGTCAGGACCGTGCGCAGGCGCTGCGATACCTGCCGACAGCGGCTGCGCTGCCGACCGCCACAGCCATCCTCGCCGCCCGGCGGGACCTCGCCGCGGCTCGGGCGGAGCTGGACAAGCTCATTGCTGCCGGCGTCGTTGTCGATCAGATACCCGCGTTCGGCTGGTCCGCGCTCAACCAGCTCACCGGCCAGCTGCGGGAAGCGGCGGCGGTGCGGGCCCTCCGGGAAGGCGCCTGGACAGACCGGCTCGCCGGGCTGTTGCAGGCCGACCCGAACTGGCGGGCCATGTGGGATGACCACGTCCTGGCCTGCCAACGGGCGCTCGCTGACCTCGCTTCCACCGCGCGGATGGTCGCCGCGCACCGACTGGTCGTCCCCGAGCAACAGCTGAGTGAACCGCGCCGGCTGCTGGCCCAGCTCGGCGAGTTGCGGCAGCGCTTCGCTGGCGGCAGGGGCGTCAGCCGACTTTTTCAGGGCAATCTGACGAAGATCGCCGCCGAGTGTCAGATTGACGGCGAACCGCTGCGTACCGCCGAGGATGTTGATCTGGTCGCAGCGTACGTCAACCGGCTCCGGCTGCGGCAGGAACTGACAGCCCGGTGGACCGAGTGGCGTAGGCTGCTCGGCCTGCCACAGGTGGCTGGGGAACAGCCCGAGCTGTGGGCCGGTGGTCTGCTCGGTGAGGCCGCCACCGCCCTCGACTGGGACCGCCACCGTTGGCCAGCGCTGCACGCAACCGTTCGCCGACTGCTGCCTCGGGTCGAGTACGCAGTCGACGTTCGCAGGCTCACCGAGCTCAGCAACCTGATCAGCCGATGTGCGGCCGTCTTCACCTATGACCGTCTCGTCGCCGAGGAACGCGAACTCGGTGTGCTGCTGCAGGCAGGCATGTCCGCCGTTGGCGCCAGCGACCTGTGGCGTCTGCTTGACCAGATTCGCCAGCAAAACGACCTCGCCGGTTGGGACGGCACCCTCGACGAGGTGCGTCGGCTGGCCGCCATGCGCCCAGACGCGGAGCGGTTCGCCGCACTCGCCGAGCGGCTTCGTTCGGTCGCCCCGGCCTGGACCGCCGAGATCGACGCCGGCACTGCTGCCGCCCTCGCAGGCACCGGCGGTGACTGTCTGCACCGGTGGCAGTGGCGTCGCGCCCAGACCTGGTTCGACACCGTGGTGGGCAGCGTCGACCCGGTCGGACTCGGGCGGCGGGTGGAGCAGATCCGGGACCGGATCCGGCGCCTCACCCAGGAACTCGTCGTCGTGTCCTCCTGGCTCGAGGTCTCCAAGGCCCTTGATGACCGTCGGCGAGCCGCGCTCGCCGACTGGACAACCGCACTGCGCAAGATCGGAAAGGGCACGGGGAAGAACGCCGCCCAGTGGCAGTCTCATGCGCAGCGGGCGATGAGCGCCGCCGTCGACGCCGTACCGGTCTGGGTCATGTCCGTGGACCGGGCGATCGAACAGTTCGCCGGTGGCGCACACTTCGACGTCGTGATCGTCGATGAGGCATCGCAGGCCGACATGTTCGCCCTGCCCGTGCTGAGCCTTGCCGAACGAGCGGTCGTCGTCGGTGACGATCAGCAGATCGGGCCGCAGCTGTCCTTCGTCGGCACGGTCACCGGACTGATCAACTCACACCTGGGCGACGTGCCCTCCGCCGAGCACTTCGATCCGGAAAGCAGTCTCTACGACCACGCCGTTCGGCGTTCTCCGGAACGAATCCTGCTCACCGAGCACTTCCGCTCCGTGCCGGCGATCATCGGCTTCTCCAGCGAGACCTACTACGGCTGGGAGATCGAGCCGCTACGTACCGATCGACCCGCCGGTATCGGTGATCCGGTCATCGCTGTGCACGTGCCCGAAGGCGTCCGGCAGCAGCTCGACGGCTACGGCGACGTCAACGCCCCCGAGGCGGAGGCTCTCGTGTCGCGGGTGGCGGCGATCGTCGCCGACCCGGCCTACGAGGGACGCAGCATCGGCGTGGTCAGCCTGCTCAGCACAAGCGGGCAGGCGCTCTATCTGCTCACCCGGCTCCGGGAGGAGATCGGCGAAGAGGAGATGGAACGGCGACGGTTGCGTGTCGGTGACTCGTACACGTTCCAGGGCGACGAGCGGGACGTCGTCCTCGTCTCGATGGTGGTCGAGCCCCATCATGGTCCGGTCGCCGCCTTCACGAAACGTGACCACCACCGGCGGGTCAACGTCGCCGCCTCCCGTGCCCGCGACCAGCTGTGGGTGTTCCACTCGGTGCAACCCGCGGACCTGCGTGCGGATGACGCCCGCGGACTGCTGCTCACCTACTGCCAGAACGTCACGGTCACCGACGAGGCGTACGACGATCTGGAGAAGCGCTGTGAGAGTGACTTCGAACGCGCCGTCCTACGCCGCGTCCTGCAACGGGGTTACCGCCCGTTGCCGCAGTTCCGCATCGGTGGATACCGGATCGATTTCGTCCTGCCCGCGCCAAACGGACAGCGGCTGGCCGTTGAGTGTGACGGTGACTCCTACCACGGTCCGGATGTGTGGGAGAGCGACATGCGTCGCCAAACGGTGCTGGAGCGGGTCGGCAACTGTGTCTTCGTGCGGATCCGCGAGAGCGTGTTCAGCCGGGACCCGGAGGCGGCGCTGGAGCCGCTTTGGCAGCGGATGGATGAGCTGGGCATCACACCCACCAGGTCGACTGCCGGCGTTCCGTCGGATGATCCCGTTTCTCCAGCGCCGGTTGTTGCGGCACCAGCACCTCCGGCTTCGGCCCGAACGGTCCCGCCAGCTGAGAAGGATCCTGCGGTCCCGACGGCAAGCGACGGCCAAGTGGACTCCCCGGCGCCGGAGGAGCACGAAAGCCAACAGCCCGGCGCAACGCCCGGTACCGATGCGGTCGAGGAGATGCCGGCCGGTACGCCGTCGCGCCCGGCGGTGCTGAACGACGGATCCCCGCCCTCCGCTGCGCCGCGGATGGACACTAACAACGACCAGGACGCCGAGCCGGTGACCGAGCCTGCAGCGCTCCCCCGGGTCGTCATGCCGACCATCCCGTCGGTGCGCTCCACCTCGGTTCCACCAGCGGAACCAGACCCTCCAGTGCCTGCCGGGTACCGTGCCGTGGCGTGGCTGCGACCCTACGAGGCCCGAGCTGCCATCGACAGCTACCAGCGTCGCCGGGACACGCCCGTTCAGCACGGTGGCGGGATCCTCGGGTGGGCCCGGTTCCACCCGGCCACCTCACCGGAGGCTCGACACAACCGGGCGAACGTCAGGATCGACCGGGTTGGAGCCGGAGGTCCAGACGAGGTCTGCTGGGTACGCCAGAACGAGGCGAAGGCGGTCGTCGACGCCGCCAGCACCAGGCGGAGTGCCTCCTGGGAGGACGAGCGGGCCGGCGTCACGGGCGTGGTGGAGTACTTTTCTCCGGCCAGTCCGGCCGCTGTGCGGCATCGAAGTGTGACGCGGCTGCTGCGCGCGGCGGACAGCGATCCCACCCGTCCAGACGACGCCGATAAGGTGGACCCCGCGGAGCCGCTCGACCAGCAACGACTTGAGCGAGCATTCCATCAGGCGATGGTCCGCATCTACGAACGGGCGCGGGATGAGGCCAACTACCACCCGACCCTGCTGTTGAGGATGATCACCGAGAAGGGCGGACTCGCCACTGCTCGGCAGCTGCTGCGCAACTCAGCGGTGTCCGACGGTTTCACGGCGCTGTGGGAGCGGGGACGCGTGGATCTGACCGCGGAAGCTCTCGCGCTGCAACCGGAGTTCAAGCCCTTGTTCACCGAGGATGAGTTGGCAGTCGCGACCACTCGGGTCGTAGAGGTTTCCTGA
- a CDS encoding IS1380 family transposase, whose translation MLLRKCADRTGLTSGLNRILPRGAGPGWWDRGTVLVSLAVAIVLGATSMSDIGLLTHQGLVFGDPPSEATVRRALAELDEAGLKRIAKARAKVRARVWDLLSRRPAGFPWLTVAGKLLSGWVIIDLDATLITAHSNKQGAAATFKRGFGFHPLGAWCADTGESLAMLLRSGNAGSNTVTDHIRVLGDAITQLPVAYRRKILIRIDGAGATHDLLEHIEQMNRLWRTVKFTVGWTITDTDETAIAALPETVWTDSLQQDGTATDQAQAAELTGLNQRVESWTPGLRLIVRRTRPTARHTKKLTDLEKRTGWRYQVIATNIRRLHGVAGSHHPQFVDVLHRSHATVEDQVRHGKAMGLHNLPSKSWTVNQGWVLACNIAADLTAWTRLLGLHDQPDLAHAEPGTLRYRLLHLPAKLATHARRRTLSIPEDWPWATAFTLCWQRLSTLPLTT comes from the coding sequence GTGCTGCTGCGCAAATGCGCGGACCGGACCGGTCTGACCAGCGGGTTGAATCGGATCCTGCCCCGAGGTGCGGGGCCGGGCTGGTGGGATCGGGGCACGGTCCTGGTTTCCCTGGCGGTGGCGATCGTCCTCGGCGCGACGAGCATGTCCGACATCGGGCTGCTCACCCATCAAGGGCTCGTGTTCGGTGATCCGCCGTCAGAAGCGACGGTCCGGCGGGCTCTGGCCGAACTCGACGAGGCCGGGCTGAAGCGGATCGCTAAAGCCAGAGCGAAGGTCCGCGCCCGGGTCTGGGACCTACTCTCCCGCCGTCCGGCCGGGTTCCCCTGGCTGACGGTGGCCGGGAAACTCCTTTCCGGATGGGTGATCATCGACCTGGATGCCACCCTGATCACCGCTCACAGCAACAAGCAGGGCGCGGCCGCCACGTTCAAACGCGGATTCGGGTTCCATCCGCTCGGGGCATGGTGCGCGGACACCGGCGAGTCCTTGGCCATGCTGCTGCGATCAGGCAACGCCGGCTCGAACACCGTCACTGATCACATCAGGGTCCTCGGCGACGCGATCACCCAACTGCCCGTCGCCTACCGCCGCAAGATCCTCATCCGGATCGACGGCGCCGGCGCCACCCACGACCTGCTCGAACACATCGAGCAGATGAACCGGCTGTGGCGCACGGTGAAGTTCACCGTCGGCTGGACCATCACCGACACCGACGAGACCGCGATCGCCGCCCTACCCGAGACCGTGTGGACCGACAGCCTGCAACAGGACGGCACCGCCACCGATCAGGCCCAAGCCGCTGAACTGACCGGCCTCAACCAACGAGTCGAGTCCTGGACACCGGGGCTGCGGCTGATCGTGCGCCGGACGAGGCCCACCGCCCGACACACGAAGAAACTCACCGACCTGGAGAAACGCACGGGCTGGCGATACCAGGTCATCGCGACCAACATCCGCCGCCTTCACGGCGTGGCCGGCTCCCACCACCCGCAATTCGTCGACGTACTACACCGTTCCCACGCCACAGTCGAAGATCAAGTCCGGCACGGCAAGGCGATGGGACTCCACAACCTGCCCTCGAAATCCTGGACCGTCAACCAGGGCTGGGTCCTGGCCTGCAACATCGCCGCAGACCTGACCGCCTGGACCCGCCTACTCGGCCTGCACGACCAACCCGACCTCGCCCACGCCGAACCCGGAACTCTGCGCTACCGGCTGCTACACCTACCCGCGAAACTCGCCACCCACGCCCGCCGACGGACCCTGTCCATCCCCGAAGACTGGCCCTGGGCCACCGCGTTCACGCTCTGCTGGCAACGCCTGAGCACACTGCCACTGACCACCTGA
- a CDS encoding MmcQ/YjbR family DNA-binding protein: MADADDVRRLALGLPQAVEIDSDGFDFRVDNRGFVWSYPERLPGKPRVIRTDVAVLYVGDEGEKQALLLGEPDLFFTTAGYDGLPLVMVRLAEMSVERLAELITDAWRMRAPAGLEESLREG, from the coding sequence ATGGCTGATGCCGACGACGTACGCCGGTTGGCACTCGGGCTGCCCCAGGCGGTGGAGATTGACAGCGACGGCTTCGACTTCCGGGTGGACAACAGGGGGTTCGTCTGGTCCTACCCGGAACGCCTGCCGGGGAAGCCGCGGGTGATCCGTACCGATGTCGCGGTTCTCTACGTCGGTGATGAGGGAGAGAAGCAGGCGCTGCTCCTCGGCGAGCCCGACCTCTTTTTCACGACGGCCGGGTACGACGGTCTTCCGTTGGTGATGGTGCGGCTCGCGGAGATGTCGGTCGAGCGACTGGCCGAACTGATCACCGACGCGTGGCGGATGCGGGCGCCCGCGGGACTGGAGGAGAGTCTGCGGGAGGGTTGA
- a CDS encoding NADP-dependent oxidoreductase, producing the protein MRAARFSRFGGPEVLEIADLPEPHPGREEVRVAVRAAGVGLSDLKKRQGLMDQDLPQTLGYEAAGVVDEVGADVTGVAIGDRVFGFCGDGAAQAELAVLSFWAPIPPSLDFASAAALPAAVETAMRALDQLGVTAGSTLLISGASGSVGSAAVQFAVNRGARVIGTGSPANQDYLRSLGAEPVTYGNGLTARVRALAPDGVDLALDVAGSGILPELIGLAGGPEQVLTIADFPGAQAHGVRFSGGDSGRALHALTEIGPLVEAGRFTLPAVRTMPLGEIAEAHRLSEAGQVRGKLVVLIHP; encoded by the coding sequence GTGAGGGCAGCCCGGTTCAGCCGGTTCGGTGGGCCTGAGGTCCTGGAGATCGCGGATCTGCCTGAGCCGCATCCGGGGCGGGAGGAGGTTCGGGTCGCGGTCCGTGCCGCCGGTGTCGGTCTGAGCGACCTGAAGAAGCGGCAGGGGCTCATGGATCAGGATCTGCCGCAGACCCTGGGCTACGAGGCCGCTGGGGTTGTTGATGAGGTCGGCGCCGACGTCACCGGCGTGGCGATCGGTGACCGGGTGTTCGGCTTTTGCGGCGATGGGGCGGCCCAGGCCGAGCTGGCGGTGCTGTCGTTCTGGGCGCCGATCCCGCCGTCGCTCGACTTCGCGTCGGCCGCCGCGCTGCCGGCCGCCGTCGAGACCGCGATGCGCGCGCTCGACCAACTCGGCGTCACCGCCGGCAGCACGCTGCTCATCAGCGGCGCGTCCGGCAGTGTCGGCAGCGCCGCGGTCCAGTTCGCGGTGAACCGGGGCGCCCGCGTGATCGGCACCGGCAGCCCCGCCAACCAGGATTATCTGCGCTCCCTGGGCGCCGAGCCGGTCACCTATGGCAACGGCCTCACCGCTCGGGTGCGGGCGCTGGCACCCGACGGTGTCGACCTCGCGCTCGACGTCGCCGGCAGTGGCATCCTGCCCGAGCTCATCGGGTTGGCCGGCGGCCCGGAGCAGGTGCTGACCATCGCGGACTTCCCGGGGGCGCAGGCGCACGGGGTGCGGTTCAGCGGCGGCGACTCCGGCCGGGCTCTGCACGCGCTTACCGAGATCGGCCCGCTGGTGGAAGCCGGGCGTTTCACGCTTCCCGCCGTACGGACCATGCCTCTCGGTGAGATCGCCGAGGCGCACCGGCTCAGCGAGGCGGGCCAGGTACGCGGCAAGCTCGTCGTGCTCATCCACCCCTGA
- a CDS encoding TetR/AcrR family transcriptional regulator → MKTGTRAYVQLGRAAAADERTERIMEAALRLYLERPFELITLASVAESAQVGVQTLIRRVGTKDGLFKALQQRLIPEFEDALGAPPDTGDPAAVAAAVATLYERWGDLIDRNYCQQLATPALRETVQAGRRVHHDWVGAAFARCLTGLPPDRRRLTHARLVAVTELGLWLALTRNEGLNPQEACDAMTQLIAACLASPQPGTAGTAH, encoded by the coding sequence GTGAAAACCGGGACCCGTGCATACGTTCAGCTCGGTCGTGCCGCGGCGGCCGACGAACGAACGGAAAGGATCATGGAGGCCGCGCTGCGGCTCTACCTGGAACGTCCCTTCGAGCTGATCACCCTCGCGAGTGTCGCGGAGAGCGCGCAGGTCGGCGTCCAGACACTGATCCGCCGCGTGGGCACCAAGGACGGTCTCTTCAAGGCCCTGCAGCAACGGTTGATCCCGGAGTTCGAAGACGCCCTTGGTGCGCCACCCGACACCGGCGATCCGGCGGCGGTCGCCGCGGCGGTCGCGACCCTCTACGAACGTTGGGGCGACCTCATCGATCGCAACTACTGTCAACAACTGGCCACGCCCGCTTTGCGGGAGACCGTGCAGGCCGGCCGTCGCGTCCACCATGACTGGGTCGGTGCTGCCTTCGCGCGGTGCCTGACCGGACTACCACCAGATCGGCGGCGCCTGACACACGCTCGGTTGGTGGCCGTGACCGAACTCGGTCTCTGGCTCGCCCTCACCCGCAACGAAGGGCTGAATCCGCAGGAAGCGTGTGACGCCATGACCCAGCTCATCGCTGCCTGCCTCGCGTCCCCGCAACCAGGAACCGCCGGTACGGCGCACTGA
- a CDS encoding nucleotide disphospho-sugar-binding domain-containing protein, which produces MLPLAEGLVDRGHEVRFYTGSAFRTKVESSGAIFEPMVTPLDPGERPLAECLPALRGVTGLSEVKAGLKYFFIHSSVGQVADLRRIQREWKADAIITDTAFAGAAYLHELGEGPVWVAVNTLPMILSSRDTAPFGPGIPPLGGPLGRARNAALRMLTKKVIFSDVIRHNNAVRAGIGLPRKEGLIFDNALSPYLFLQASVEALEYPRRDLPPQVHFVGPMTGRPPSLSELPPWWDELTSTSRPVVHVTQGTVNTAADRLLKPAISALAGEDVLVVVTTGGADVATLGPLPANVRAAEFVPHAILLPRVSAMVTNGGFGGVQTALSYGVPLVVAGDTEDKPEVANRVAFAGAGINLRTGAPSEGKLLSAVRRVLAEKRFRERASEIALEIRRHDGVATASRLIEQLVDTGVPVVRPAGEGTRDRQA; this is translated from the coding sequence ATGCTGCCCCTGGCCGAGGGTCTTGTCGACCGCGGCCATGAGGTGCGGTTCTACACCGGATCGGCATTTCGCACCAAAGTCGAGTCGTCCGGCGCGATCTTTGAGCCGATGGTCACACCCCTGGACCCGGGCGAACGACCGCTCGCGGAATGTCTGCCGGCCCTTCGGGGCGTGACGGGACTGTCGGAGGTCAAGGCTGGTTTGAAATACTTCTTCATCCACTCCAGCGTCGGCCAGGTCGCGGACCTGCGCCGCATCCAGCGCGAATGGAAAGCGGACGCGATCATCACCGATACCGCGTTTGCCGGCGCAGCATACCTTCACGAACTGGGTGAGGGGCCGGTGTGGGTGGCCGTCAACACCCTGCCCATGATTCTGTCGAGCCGTGACACCGCTCCTTTTGGCCCCGGAATCCCGCCTCTCGGCGGCCCGCTGGGCCGCGCTCGCAACGCCGCGCTCCGGATGCTCACCAAAAAGGTGATCTTCAGCGATGTCATCCGGCACAACAATGCGGTACGCGCCGGAATTGGATTGCCGCGCAAGGAGGGGCTCATCTTCGACAATGCCCTGTCGCCGTACCTGTTCCTCCAGGCCAGTGTCGAGGCGCTCGAGTACCCGCGTCGCGACCTTCCCCCGCAGGTACATTTCGTCGGCCCGATGACGGGCCGGCCGCCGTCGTTGTCCGAACTGCCGCCATGGTGGGACGAGCTGACCAGCACGAGCCGCCCGGTGGTCCACGTGACCCAGGGCACCGTCAACACCGCCGCCGATCGGCTGCTCAAGCCCGCCATCAGCGCGCTGGCCGGTGAGGACGTGCTGGTCGTCGTGACTACGGGCGGAGCCGACGTTGCCACGCTGGGACCACTGCCAGCCAACGTCCGCGCGGCCGAATTCGTTCCGCACGCGATTCTCCTGCCCCGCGTGTCGGCGATGGTGACCAACGGCGGGTTCGGTGGCGTGCAGACGGCACTGTCGTACGGTGTGCCCCTGGTGGTCGCCGGCGACACCGAGGACAAGCCCGAGGTCGCCAACCGGGTGGCGTTTGCCGGGGCGGGGATCAACTTGCGGACCGGTGCGCCGTCCGAAGGAAAACTGCTTTCGGCGGTACGCCGTGTCCTCGCGGAGAAGAGGTTCCGCGAGCGGGCGTCGGAAATCGCTCTTGAGATCCGCCGGCACGATGGCGTTGCCACCGCCTCGCGGCTGATCGAGCAGCTCGTGGACACCGGGGTGCCGGTTGTCCGACCGGCGGGGGAGGGAACCCGTGATCGCCAGGCGTGA
- a CDS encoding beta-lactamase family protein: MIGHTGFTGTSLLVVPARRMVVVLLANRAHPNWTWSNPDAHRVAVHSDIAAVPE; the protein is encoded by the coding sequence GTGATCGGCCACACCGGCTTCACCGGCACCTCCCTGCTGGTCGTGCCCGCCCGCCGGATGGTCGTCGTCCTGCTCGCCAACCGGGCGCACCCGAACTGGACCTGGTCCAATCCCGACGCTCACCGGGTGGCTGTCCACAGCGATATCGCCGCCGTGCCCGAGTAG
- a CDS encoding class I SAM-dependent methyltransferase: protein MDPTFQKAVTRLRVPGAGTEVVAPLLANLIALTRPRRVIEIGMGYTTPFLAAALADVRDQVVAERAALAAKTSRHLDQDGMLDDSWLLAEPALLTPESYVEDYRPELMAVDNLSIPESSAGLVWDVLRDLGLDRLVKVVNADLRNAVDRLPAGFRPIDLAWIDAWESLYFFDHFWELVNPDGGLMIFHYLMTYPEGRR from the coding sequence ATGGATCCCACGTTCCAGAAGGCAGTGACCCGGTTGCGGGTGCCCGGCGCGGGCACCGAGGTGGTCGCTCCCCTGCTGGCCAACCTGATCGCGCTCACCCGGCCGCGGCGGGTGATCGAAATCGGCATGGGTTACACCACGCCGTTCCTCGCCGCCGCGCTGGCCGACGTACGGGACCAGGTGGTGGCGGAGCGGGCGGCGCTGGCCGCCAAGACCAGCCGGCATCTCGACCAGGACGGCATGCTCGACGACTCCTGGTTGCTTGCCGAACCGGCCCTGCTCACTCCGGAGTCCTATGTCGAGGACTACCGGCCCGAACTGATGGCGGTGGACAACCTGTCGATCCCCGAGTCGTCGGCCGGTCTGGTCTGGGACGTGCTGCGGGACCTCGGCCTGGATCGTCTGGTCAAGGTGGTGAACGCCGACCTGCGCAACGCGGTCGACCGGCTACCGGCCGGTTTCCGGCCGATCGACCTGGCCTGGATCGACGCCTGGGAGTCGCTGTACTTCTTCGACCACTTCTGGGAGCTGGTCAACCCCGACGGCGGACTGATGATCTTCCACTATCTGATGACCTATCCCGAGGGGAGGCGGTGA